DNA sequence from the Vicia villosa cultivar HV-30 ecotype Madison, WI linkage group LG3, Vvil1.0, whole genome shotgun sequence genome:
GTTTAGTTAAATGAATGTAAATCACTAGTATAAAGTTCAATCCCcaacaacatttatttatatttatgtattattataaacgagttgttgatatttataaatcagcAACTTAAAAAAGATGAAATTGTAAGAGTAACTGCTATATGTTTGCAGTCATTAGATGACTTTATGAAGAACTTTAGTTAATCAAGATTTAAAGTGTGCCCCATCTACAACTTTATAGCAATTGtagttcatttttattatttaaataaattagggttttagcaTTTCATATACATAATAAGTTAAATTACACTTTTGGTCCCCCATTTTGCCAAACTCACGAAATCAGTCCTTCTACAGCTGTAGAGAATACTGTTGTAAGTGATGTTGTGTTAGTTAAGTCTAATATTGATGCAACCAAACTCAGGTACATGTGTATGTATCATCCTAGTGACTGTGGGATGATGAAACTTTATAAGAGAAACATGTTGAAGGGCATTCACAGTTGCAATATGATTTTGTTTAAGTATTGTGTACTTTGATTACAATGTTGTGTTTGGTTTAAGTATGCGAAATACAAAACATAAAGAATCATAGATTGTGTATATTATTAAGTGCGAGACCTACTAAAGAGACCTTAATAGGTTGTTCCATGTATTTTATGACTTTCACTAATGATTTTCCTTGCAAGATTTAGATATATTTCTTGAAGCTGAAGTTCGAAGTATTTACCAAGCTCGAATTATATAAGGCTGAGGTAGAGAATCAAACGAGTTCGAAGATCAAGTTTTATGATAAATTAATATGACATAATACATTGATTTAAGATTTCAGTTTTATTTGTACAACATAATGTTCGGAAACATTTTTTTTAGTTCGGAACACACAACAAAATGATGTGGCAAAAAGAATGATAATTGTTGCAAAGGAGCACTCATAATTGAAGAGAATTAATCCTGACAAAAAATTCTCTGTGGTCGTTAGATATAATTCTATTACAATCGTATTAGCTTTGATATCCAACCGAGATATGGATttagaacagatggatgtgaaaattACATTTCTTCACGTTAATTTAGATGGACAAACTTACATGAAATAACTGAAGGGTttcaattaggggtggcaaaacgggccgcccgccccgcccgccacccgccccgccttatgcccgccaaaaaacgagcgggacgggcatgcccgccaagtaaaatgggcatcaaaatcatgcccgccccgccaagatggcgggttggcgggcggcgggcttacccgcctatttttatttatatttttttaatagattaatatgctttttttaccttttaattaaacttttcacttattttttaaaacaattttttataaaagtaattttttaacaaatttactctaaaaaatattacatatatctactatctacccaataaTAAGAGATTGGCCAAACTGTCCATTTTGCCCTTTCCTTATAATTTCTTTACCCATACAAAAGGTTAATcatgtaattaacaaaataagaaATAGAACATGCCAAACGTTGTGTTCTCATTGGTCAGTTTTTTCAATTATTGTACTTGGATAAACCTTTTCCCTCTTTCTCACTCTTCGTTTTCAAGAACACAGCTTTTTACTCTCTCTCATTTTTTctcctctctctttctctccttccctCTTTTGTCTTCtttcttctcaaaccctaaaaatatcTGAACAAATCTCCGCCGTCGCACACCCAGATCGCGTCGGGACTCCCATCCCCGTCGTCACCTCTTTCTCATTCCACCACTGATTTCGGTTCATCAACAAACCCTAACACTACCGCCACCCTCATTTCTCCGCCATAGATTGATCCCTTTCTTCTGCAAATTTCTCTAAGTGTATCACATCCATTTACTACCCAATATTTTCATTCCTGAACATTAGAGATCTACAAATATCAACGAAGAATAAATGAAAGTTGCGAGATGGTGAAGTTACAACAAGACAGATCCGTTTAGTTGATTCTTGCAGTAGTGGAAAACAACAAGATTTATGGTGTAGTTTCGATTCATTacatattttctttgtttttcaatttttttttatcctCCTTCCGATTCTTAGTTTTTTACAGGATTTACATTAGAGAGGAGAAAAAATGGAATAGGCAGAGGGAATATTTCATCATCATTGTAAGAAAATTACCTACGTTGGTTtcatcttttgtttttattttttttaaatttatccatCTCATAATCAATGTACCTATCATTTCTAGCATGGATCTGTGCAAGTGGCAATATCATGGGTCTGTGTTGTTGATTGTCTCTCACCTCTAGCATGGATTGCATTTACCAAGAAGGATGGTTGTAAGTGAAGGGTGTCGCGTGGTTATTTTTTAAGTTGAATCTTTATCTTTTGGTGTCTTATAACTCCTATGTTTTCTATGTCTTGCTTGAATACTTATCACTAGATATTTTCCTCTAGTATGATATTATGTGTCTGTTAATTAGATATTTTTTAGTGACCAGTTTATATGTTCATTGATAATTTTGTTTTAAGGAACCTGCTGAATTTTTAGAATTTGCTGCTTGACATGTTCATTTGTTTTCCATTATGAACTTTCCATATTGAAACTTCATGGTCTGTCAAAGATGACGTTACAAGAAGCTTTCAATCTAGCTCATGCTTTCAGTCATTATCTTACTATGATGGGTATAGCTGAAACTCACCATAGGTAATGGATACTCTAAGGCTTTGTTTGAATTAACTtatctgataagctgatttcagcttattttcataagctttTCAAGTCCAGCttattttcaacttatttttttcCTTTCCAGATTGATCGTTATGTGGcagagatgaagaagacaacgaAAACGAAAGCAAAACTAATGCTTTTGGAAAGAGGAAGGCAACTGTTCCTTTGCATCTACTTGGCTGTCATGTTGGCTTCAACAATGCAGTATTTTTTTGTTATTCTAAGTGTATGTTGCATTTTCAGGGTGTATCAAGACATTGTAGTCTTCTTGCTGTTTTTGTTAGTGAATTACATGACAGTTAGCAGAAGCAGAAACAGGATACTGATTCCAAGGATAAATTCTCGTCGTAACCCTTTATGGAGCTTTCTTTGTCCGGGCGGCTTGAGGTGATAACACAATTTCTATTTGTATGCACTTTTGTTTGCGTTGTTTGTAGGAAAGTTTCAAATTTGAGGAAACCTAGATTTGATGAACTCACTCCATAATGTTTCTTGTGATTAAAAGTGATGTTACAACTTTGTAAATAATAAATGTGATACTAATACCAACATTGCAGGTTAATGAATGAATGTATGAGGTATCTAAAAGTTGCTTTTACtgctaattaaattttttatatgatattttttatttatgtaagGAGTTAAACATAAAAAAACACACTAAAAGCTCCTCACCGATGAGACATTTACTAGGGATGACCTTATAACTAATCAGGTCATTTGGCTTTAATTGGGAACATTTTCTGCAGATTGCTTTATTTTCTAtcatgttgatgtttgtgtattcATGCTTTGCAGAATTCTAATGCACTTGACCAGAAGGTAAGGCATGATACAACATGTAGCTCATCCATCTTTTCTAATCTACTGATCCCATGCTGGTCCTTGATATTGGTGCTTTCGTTGGTGCTACTTTTAGTAGCTTTATGAACTTCTGTTTTCTTTACTCATAACTATAGAAAATGAGTTCGGATCCAACCTTTAACATAAACAAGTCGAGTGATATCAAGCAAATGCTTAAGGAGCTTGGAACTGAGGAAGGAAATTGCATTGCACGGGGGAGGTGGTGGCAAGGCACAAAAGAAAAGGCCGCTGCACTTGGTGTCATCTTAGTTGCAAGGTCACAAGTTAAAGACGATTCCAAATTGAATCCTGACGCAGCCCTCGGGAACTTAGTATTGTAAATGTTGTATCTGCCTTATTACATGGAAGAAGCACAACTACTGCTAAAGCCTCATCAAGCGATAAAACTGCTACTGGAATAGCTATGCATGTGGCTGGTGACAGAAATTCACAATTTTGAAAAGTTCAGTCAAAAATTGTTTGTTCTAATTGCACCATTGCACTAGGTGACTTGGCAGTAAGGTTTCCCAATCTTTTAGACACTTATGCAATCATTTGTTTATCAGGTGAAAGGGTACATTAATGAAATGGCAATTAGATTAGAAGGCAAATATGAGAAAATTTCAAATCTCGCGAAGTTATTTTTTCTTGAACTTTCCAATAAAGGTTTTTCCTTATAATTTTCTCCTATTATTCTTGATATTACATTTTTCAAGGTATAAAGGTATTTAATATAGTCTCTTAGCATTGCAACAGGAAAGAATCCAATATATAATTTGCTTCCTAACATACTTAGCACATTGGTTTTACATTTTTCAAGGTATAAAGGTATTTAATATAGTCTTTTAGCATTGCAACATGAACGAATCCAATATATAATTTGCTTCCTAACATACTTAGCACATTATCCAACCAGAACCTGAGCTATGAATTTTTCTGCAACATCATACAATTTTTAATTGCATCCATCAAGAATGTATATGTTATGTCACAATGTTTACATTGCTTCCTATGTTTATTCATTGCCACCCTTATTTAGTTTTTTAAGTACTCCAGTACTGATAATGGAAGCGTTGTAGGTATCATTAGCTCAatgaattaagttttttttttcttttgaagtttGGTTGAGATGAGTTCAAATGGTCAAAACATTCTTGGATATAATTTAGAAGTTTGATTGACATGAGTTCAAATGGTTGTTTCAAGTTTCAACCAGATATGTTGTAAAAGTGGCActgtttaaaatttaataaaaaaatgcccAATTACTTGAGTGTTGGAACTTTTTCACTCTCTCTATTAAACACCCTATACactttacaattttaattttttcccctttttatttttctaaacataaatatattaataaattgaatattttttaatagacCGAAGAGGAACACGTAAAAATTTACTCAAttgaaaacataattattttataattattaaaaaattattcataattaattaaaaaattatttttaaatgtcaaaatttctatttACTGACGGGCCACtaaatacttttttattttaattatcaatTGTCTTTTATTGAGACACGGAATTCTtattttcgaatgtcaattttatttttttcaaggggcattatcaacaaaatatctattttattttaaataatcattatttgagacacaattcttattttcaaatgtcaaaatttttatttttactatcaacacgatacttattttattttacgcTACTATATAGTCATTTACacaattaattttttatgatacgggtcactatcaaattactatatttattttaaaataaaattattattttcaaatacaCTTAAATCTTTCTTTATGATTATTGTtcaatttacaattaagtaaataatttcatattttttatttatattttaaattttgcatTTACATTTCTTATAATATTATAAAGTTGATATtctatcaaaatttatattttttcatgtctaattaatttatataataattaataaaattattcataatgaCATTTAACATTGATTTTCATATCATTTaaaatatactacataaaatagacgaatacccgtgcggcagcacgggtctcttactagtttataaataaatgtataaaataaatcatcaggaattgcaattactagaattaactaaaaaaagagtgagttttggaggaggagcgggttttggcgagcggcgggctttggcggggcgggtatggcgggcggcgggttttggcggggcggactttagcgagcggcgagcctaaaatcccaacccaacccgccaatttttggcgggtgcgcgggcggcccggcgggccccggcccgttttgccacccctagtttcaATGATATTGGACAAAACATGTTAATATGTAAGTTGAAGAGATCTTTGCATAACTTAAAGTACTCTTCAAGACACAAGTATCAAAATCATGATTATTATGTTTGACTTGAAGCACGAGTGAGAACTTAGTGTGAATCAACTCAAATTATGCGAATAACTTACGCTTGATGAAAAATTATTAGAATCCAAATATGAATATGATTAAATCATACACGAGAAATGTAGAATATATGAAATACaccaaatatatatttatatactttaAGAAAAATATCATGTGAAATACTATTCCATTAACCTAGATTATCTTTGAGCTTTGATATACTGACACCAAATAATAACTACACCGTATTTACACGTACTACACCATaagcatttttaaaatattttgattgacacaaaattaaagaaaaaaaattattaaaaaaaacaaaagtgcATCCAAAAAGTATACACATAAGGTGTGATTGTGATATTTAGTATGAAGCTAGCATTTTTGTTTATCTTTTTACCACAATACAATATATATAGTAATGtataataatagtaaatataaatataaataaatagcaAAAAGATGGAAAGATtgatttttcattgattaaaataTGATCCGAATTACCGGATCGAGAAAGTTCCATACCTAGCACACACAACACAACCCAACACGCATCGCTAACCGTCTGATCCTTTTCGATACACAATGATCCCCCTCCGTTTATATGTACTTCTCTCGTTATTTTCtgctcctttcttttctttcGCTTCACTTCCCGCACAGCCGCAGCCGCAGAAAGCAACAACAAGTACCATTCAGGTGAGTACTCACTCTTCTCTTCTCCTCCATTCTCATCGTTATTTATCATTTTTCGTTACGTATTCCGTTGAATTTTTAACGTAATTCGATCGTTTTCGTGAAACAGAAAGTGGCTGGGTTCGATGGAgaaagaaaatgagaaagagtTGGTGGAATTGTATGAGGCTGCCAAGAAAGCAGCGGATGCGTCTACCGACGCAGATAGTCCGCACGAAGAAAGCCGATGCCTTGATGCGCTCGAGCAGCTCAAGAAATTTCCTGTCAATTATAAAATTCTCGTCAATACCCAGGTTTTTTTTTCTTGACATTTTGTAATTTTGATTTCGTTTACTTTCAATTGTTTCTTTTTGAAATCTTTTTGTTGTATGTATGTGGTGAATTTTTGAAGCATGGGATACTGGTGAATGTTGTGTTAAGCTGTATTGCATGttattagggttagggttcaaTTGAAAGGAAGATACAGATTGGCCATTTTGAGAATTTAGGACAGTCAGTGTTTGAGTGCTGATTTTCTTTGATTTAATCTATATTCTGCATATTGAGTAATCAATTTGTATATTTGAATGATATGTGGTGTTTACTTTTAGGTTTTATTGACTAATGGTGGCTGAAAGCTTTTAATTATCTGATGATGTGGATGTCGCATAGcgatttgtgttttttttttttggtcgcCACACAGATGTTGTTGTCGATGGCTAATTTGGATTTTATGATATATGATAAATGTGATTTGTAGTAAATGACATTTAGTTGTGTTTGGATTCGTCAAAGTTGGGATTGGTGTCATTTGACTCGAGTTTATTTGATCCAGAAGTCGGATATCATATTTGGATGTGGCATGGTGGCTGAAAGCTCATAATGAAGGAAAAGGTCCCAAGTTTGAATATGGGGGAGtcaaaatataaaattgtatATTTTGCTAGAATCTGCTCATACATTTTATATACAGGATTTATCGTTCCATCTTTAACATTCCAAATGCGGTTGTCAAGGTTCCAATGTCCCTGTCCATCGTAAGGTTGCCCGATACTATGGTATTCTATGGGAGTTTTGATCCTTATTATACTCCACTTTTGTTTGGTGAGATAGTTGCAGGATCATCAAACTAGCTTGTAAGTCGCTGGCATCAGATGGTTTTTGTGGTTCAAACATGCTGCTGTTTAAGTggtaaaaaacacattttttcctGGAAAAAATTGATGCTCACCCTAGAAACCGCAAACCTTGTTTGTTGCAGCTTTTCATTCATCGTTTTATTCTTATATGATATCCTTAGTTGTGATGCTGTTCTAGCCTGATCTGAGTTGATGTTTACCTTCATATGAGTCTTGATGCTCTTGCATGGGTTTTTGTTAGGAATTTGGGGAATGTAAGTGAATAGCTTTGCTGATAGATTGAAATGGGGAAACGAATTTTCTTCCCACAGTTTCCCTATACAAATGAGCCACTGCTCTGTATATATAATGCTAACAATTTTAAGCAACATCCTTAATCTCAGAtccctatttatttatttatctatccaACTAGCTCCATCTAGTTAACTAACTACTCCAGCCTCGTTGTCCTAGTTCTTAATGGTCTTCATTAAGCCATGGGCTTGTTAGTACTTGGGCGTGTCATCATTTGACATATCTTAACTCTGTTGAAACACTGCTATTTTTTTCTCTCAATATATCTTTCCAAGATGCAAAAAGACTATTTATAGTTTTATACTTATTTCCTCTTGAATAGTATTCTATAGTATTGCGGCTTCCGtatgtatttttaattgaattttagttgagaggtggtggtggtggtggtggtgacaAAACGAGGATGATTATAGTTATATGTGTTGTGATCTAATATGACTCAATGTACATGTTCCTCCTCAGCGAACATGAGAGGATCTCGCGTTTAACAACATTGATTCCAAACTCatgatttgattttcaaattattaaatcaaatcttttatattcATTCCAATCACTCTGTTAATTAAACTCATTCATTCATCTCTTCTTGCTTCCCTCGCTCCTTTTTGTTTCTAATTGGAACGGTATTTCAGCTTCTACTTGTTGTACTTAACTCCTTTTCTCTTTGAtggattttctttttttgtcCAACATTAAAAATTCAGTAGGATGGGTTTGTATATGTGGAATATTTTGTTTGCGTGAATGGATTGTGAATTAATAATACAGTATACCCTTACCGTGTGTCACGCTACCTGTATTTCGGTTTTCAGCTTATGCTCCATTTATGGAGCTTGGTTGTGCCTCCTTTTACTTACAAGCATGTACCTTCATGTTACCACAATTTCTTCGTAGACGGTCCGTATTCTTGCTTGATAAATAGGTTGTTTGCTTTTAATTTAATAATCTTAACAGAAGAACATTATCAACATTGAAAAGTTTTTTGGTgctctgtttttattttttgaactCATTAATATAAGTTATTAATCTACCTGAGATTGACAGTTTCAATGATATTATGGGTAAAAATGAACATAAAGTTCAACGGAAAATAAATAGGTGTCTAAAACTACTTAGAAAAGGATAGTGTTTGTAAGTCAGGGCATAGAAATTGAAAGTGCCAAGGGAAGATCAAATTTGTATCTGTTTCATGGGaagatttcttttgattttttattttctgttataaTCTTTCAGGTAGGGAAACATCTTAAAAGTCTCACCAAGCACCCCAGGCAGAAAATTCGGGCTTTTGCTGTTGACTTAATTGAGATATGGAAAGGCATAATCATCAAGGAAACAAGTAAAAATAAATCTGGGCCCTCAGATTCTAAGGTTGAGTCAACAAATGGGGAGAGAGCTAAAGCTGGGAAATTGCAAAAGAGTCCTTCGGTGAAGGTTGAGAAAGGAGAAAGTGTCAAAGTAGAAAAAGTTAATGGGAATGGTGCATCAAAGCTGAGCTCTGGAAATGTAAAGGCACAAAATGTGGATGTCAAAATTGAGAAAACTGATCGTTCTTCAAGCGTCAAGGTGGAAAAGATAGCCAAGGAGGAAACACATGTTTCTGTAGCAAAGAAAATTTCATCCAGCTCTGCTGCTCCCCCAAAGCTGAAGACAATGATCAAATCTAATGATTCAGCACGAGACAAAATAAGGGAACTTCTCGGAGATGCTTTATCTAAGGTTTTTGAAGAGGCAGATGAAGATATGATGGATGAAGTAAATGCATGTGACCCAATTCGTGTTGCAGTTACAGTGGAGTCTCTGTTATTTGAAAAGTGGGGTCCTTCAAATGGAGCCCAAAAGGTCAAGTACAGGTCAttaatgtttaatcttaaggaTCAGAATAACCCAGATTTCCGAAGAAAAGTTCTGCTCGGAATTGTTGAGCCGCAGCGGCTTGTCGACATGACTTCAGCAGAAATGGCCAGTGAACAAAGGAAGCAGCAGATTGAGAAACTCGAGAAGAAAGCTTTGTTTGAATGTGAGCGTGGAGGTGCACCAAAAGCTACTACTGATCAATTTAAATGTGGTAGGTGTGGTCAAAGGAAAACCACCTATTACCAAATGCAGACTCGTAGTGCTGATGAACCTATGACAACGTATGTCACTTGTGTTAACTGCAACAACCGTTGGAAGTTTTGTTAGTACAGTGGTGACTGGTGAGTCTCACAAGAGCTGTTAAATTAAGGTGTGATGTCATTGCGGTGCCCTACCGCAGCACCATAGCTTTCTGATTAGACTGTTACATTTAGAAATTGTCTAGGCAAATgtactttttattctttttaactTGGAGTTTTAGCGTATCTGTAGTTTGTTGTTATTTTACAATTTGTTTATCTGTTATATAATTGCACCAATGTTTTTCTCAGGTTTTAGT
Encoded proteins:
- the LOC131661195 gene encoding transcription elongation factor TFIIS-like isoform X1 — protein: MYFSRYFLLLSFLSLHFPHSRSRRKQQQVPFRKWLGSMEKENEKELVELYEAAKKAADASTDADSPHEESRCLDALEQLKKFPVNYKILVNTQVGKHLKSLTKHPRQKIRAFAVDLIEIWKGIIIKETSKNKSGPSDSKVESTNGERAKAGKLQKSPSVKVEKGESVKVEKVNGNGASKLSSGNVKAQNVDVKIEKTDRSSSVKVEKIAKEETHVSVAKKISSSSAAPPKLKTMIKSNDSARDKIRELLGDALSKVFEEADEDMMDEVNACDPIRVAVTVESLLFEKWGPSNGAQKVKYRSLMFNLKDQNNPDFRRKVLLGIVEPQRLVDMTSAEMASEQRKQQIEKLEKKALFECERGGAPKATTDQFKCGRCGQRKTTYYQMQTRSADEPMTTYVTCVNCNNRWKFC
- the LOC131661195 gene encoding transcription elongation factor TFIIS-like isoform X2, giving the protein MEKENEKELVELYEAAKKAADASTDADSPHEESRCLDALEQLKKFPVNYKILVNTQVGKHLKSLTKHPRQKIRAFAVDLIEIWKGIIIKETSKNKSGPSDSKVESTNGERAKAGKLQKSPSVKVEKGESVKVEKVNGNGASKLSSGNVKAQNVDVKIEKTDRSSSVKVEKIAKEETHVSVAKKISSSSAAPPKLKTMIKSNDSARDKIRELLGDALSKVFEEADEDMMDEVNACDPIRVAVTVESLLFEKWGPSNGAQKVKYRSLMFNLKDQNNPDFRRKVLLGIVEPQRLVDMTSAEMASEQRKQQIEKLEKKALFECERGGAPKATTDQFKCGRCGQRKTTYYQMQTRSADEPMTTYVTCVNCNNRWKFC